GAACAGAGGTTGTATCATTTACATATTTGGCGCTGGCTACGTTATTGACAGATTCTGCATTAGTTATATCAACCAACATTTTTTCAGTATTGTCACTGTAAAAAATATCGTTAACCGCTAAGAATAAAAACTTAGCATTGGTGGGAATCTTAATTGTCATCTCGCCTAAGATTCCAAACACACCATCAAACAATGTTTTTTGACCGCAAGTTCTAGTAGGGTCGCTCAAACTTGCACCATCACACATATAAGCATTTTTTGCTGAATCAAATGTAGCGCCAGCGGCATAACTGGAATCAAATAAAGTATTAGAAGTCCAGCTTGCTTCTGTATAGCCATACTTACTCGCCTCTTCAGAATCAAGGCTAATAGCATCAGCCACGCGCTGTTGAAAAGACGAATTAAGCAATGTATCTGACGCACTGAAGACCCCAATCATATCGTTTCTTTGTCCAGGGTTCCAAACACTCCAGTTAAATGCACCAGATGTACTTAAACGAATTGTATTTCCAGCTTCAAGACCCAAATCTGCTAAAGAGATTGCTTTAGTATTACCAGCAATTGTCTGAACACCATTGTAATAAGTTGTATCAGACTGGGTTTTCAAAAAAGTATAGGTAGAGTCAATCTCAAATGATGCTGCTTGAGCTTTAGCATTAAATAAAGTACCTAATCCAACTAGGCTGGAAACCATTAAAATACGCCAGATTTTATTCATTTTCTTATACTCATTTCCGACTTCTCTAGCATAAGGAATAAGTTCCGTAGAATGTATAAATTCTTTTATGTATTAAGCAAATTTAGAATAAACTTTATCCTACTATTTTGGTTTGTTTTCTCAGTATATTTCTGTGTCTACTATCTCAAATAAATAATATTTTTAATACTTTATACTCAGTACTTATACGACAGGATACTTACAATTTATCGAAACTTATTATCTTCTCTATCTCGAACCTATCCACTACAAATTGGCTATGAGCCAATAGAACTAAAAGTTCTGCTATGACATAGCCAGTGCGATCGCAATTTAATCAAAAAAATTGGGCGATCGCACCTATAATGCAAACTAGCGATCGTCCAAATAAATGTTTACAATAAAAATTTTTCTATTGCTGTGGGGTTACATTTTTCTTAAAGTACGCCTTCTAACTTGATATCAGTGGACGAGAGAGCTAATACTTAGGAGCGATCGCACTTTAATATAAAAAGCGATCGCATCTATAAAACAAGAGATGCGATCGCCCAAAGATTAATCCAAAATAATTACACAGCCTGAGAACTAACCGCGAAGGTAGCTGTCAAAGGCTTCCAGTTGAAAGCACGACTACCGCCTCTTTCCACCACTACTTTTACCTTTGGTTCCAATTTAGGCAATTCTGCTAAAAACTCAATTTCTTGGTCAGACAGAATATGCCCTTCAATAATCCACAAAACCAAACCCTTAGATTTGGGTGGTAGCTGTTCTAACTGATAGTTAACAATTGGAGGTAAATAATAGACATTACCCACAGCCGCACCACTACCAGAACTTTTCTTACCCAGATGCGGTGGTCTGACTCCATGAACTCCTGTGAGATAAGCAGCCACATCGCCCAATCCCCTAGCAGTCATATTTAACGTCACATAGCCAGCTGCACGCAGTCGGCGGCGATATCGACCTTCAAAACCTCCCTCTAAAGGGACGTACGTACCGAGAGCGCCAAATTTTTCCAAATCTCGGATGAAACCATTGCCAGTGGTAATTAGAGCCATAGATTTTTGTTTATCCTATCCCACTTACATATCTCTATTATTTACTGTTAAGTAAAATATTTAAGGTGCTGTAGGATAGTAACTAGTCCAAAACAGCCAAAAGCCTTGACTGACAAGGCAAATCTCTTCAGACAACTGGCCTCTAATAATTTATTCGCTCAATAATTCAATAATATATATGTGGTCTTGACTCGCCAAAGCCTTGTCACAAACTATCTTGCAAAATACTCGACAAATATCATCACCCTCATCTATAATGTGAGATTGTGACCAAATGGCAAAATAGCGCTTTTCTTTTTCATTTGTATGGGGATAACATTTAACAGCTGATTGAGTAGAATCAGGTTACGATTTAGCCCAAGATGGCAAGAGACTGCTAAACTAAGAAAGCCTGAATGTTCACTAACAAAATTATGGCTAAGTAATCAAAGCCATAAGCAGGGTAGAATTTATATTCCATTCTGTAACCCGGATAAACTAGGCAAAATCTTGAACAATAGTTTAAGGTGATGTTTAAAGTAGAAACTGAGTCGTAATACTAGCGCTGTAGTAATACAAAAATCTTAGTTATCAGGATACTGAGTGGTAAATAACTACTTAAGTCCTTCTACAAAATGGAGACAACCAAAAGAGCCGTCTCCAGAATGTGCCTAAGCAATTGCTTGGACGAAAGCATTGCTGCACAAAGTGCAAAGCTTTAGAGCATTGCCTTAAAGTCAAAAGTTTGTAATTCCTTTGGGAATTCAACTCTTGGCTGTTTTAGTAAGCAACTGAATTCAAGTAAACGGATTCACTAAAAAGTAAGGGAACGGTTTTTGTTTTCCGGATAAGAGAAAGCAGTAATTACTGCTGGAAATTGCTGAGGATCGTCCTCCCTCAGTCGGAACATCGCCGAATATCCCCATGAATCTGCTCAGTAAGTAAAAAGGAGAACCAGTTACTGTGTCTGTAGGTATTCTCGGCACCAAACTGGGCATGACCCAAGTATTTGACGAAGCAGGAGCAGCAATTCCTGTCACAGTCATTCAAGCGGGGCCATGCACTGTTACCCAAGTTAAAACAAAACAAACTGATGGTTACGCCGCCATTCAACTTGGTTACGGCGAAGTCAAACCAAAAGCACTCAACAAACCCTTGTTGGGTCACTTAGCAAAATCATCAGCCCCAGCTTTACGTCACCTGAGTGAGTTTCGCACAGATAATTCTGGCGAATACACATTAGGACAAGAAATTAAAGCAGATATTTTTAGTGCTGGTCAAATCGTAGATGTAATCGGTACAAGCATCGGTCGCGGTTTTGCAGGCAACCAAAAACGGAATAACTTTGGTCGCGGGCCAATGTCTCACGGTTCCAAAAACCACAGAGCGCCCGGTTCCATTGGTGCTGGTACAACACCCGGTCGTGTGTATCCAGGAAAAAGAATGGCAGGGCGTTTGGGTGGTACCCGCGTCACCATTAGTAAATTGACAGTTGTGCGTGTAGACGCAGAACGCAACTTGTTACTCATTAAAGGAGCAATCCCTGGTAAACCAGGTGCCTTAGTGAGTGTCGTACCTGCAAAGAAAGTTGGTAAATAGTCAATGGTCAATGGTCATTAGTCATGAGTCATTAGTCATTAGCTAAAGACAAATGACAAAGAACAAATGACAAATGACAAAGGACAAATGACAAAGGACAAAAAAATGGTTGAGACTGTAGTTAAAAACTGGCAAGGAGAGGAAGTTGGACAAAAAACGTTCGACTTACGGGTTGCCAAAGAAGAAACAGCGGCGCATATTGTACACCGCGCCTTAGTTAGACAAACGACCAACGCTCGTCAAGGAACTGCTAGTACAAAAACTCGCTCGGAAGTTCGAGGTGGTGGACGCAAACCTTGGCGGCAAAAAGGTACAGGTCGCGCTCGTGCAGGTTCTATTCGTTCGCCATTATGGCGTGGTGGTGGTGTGATCTTTGGGCCAAAACCCAGAGAATACGACCTCAAAATGAACCGTAAAGAACGGCGGTTAGCATTACGGACAGCTTTCGTAAGTCGTGCTGATGACTTAATTGTGGTAGAGGAATTCAGTAACGAACTTTCTCGCCCGAAAACGAAGGACTTAGTTGCCGCTTTGGCGCGTTGGGGAGCAAATCCAGAGCAAAAGAGCTTATTAATTTTGTCTGATCTTGCCGATACCATTTATCTGTCTGGACGCAACGTAGAAAATTTAAAAATTATTGCAGCAGATCAGCTCAATGTTTATGACTTGCTGCACGCTGACAAAATTGTAGTCACCGCACCAGCATTAGAAAAAATCCAGGAGGTCTACAGTGCCTAAAATTGACCCCCGTGATCTGCCTGACTTGGTGCGTCGCCCAATTGTTACTGAAAAAGCGACGATTCTGATGGAACAGAATCAATACACTTTTGAAGTAGTACTTAAAGCAACCAAGCCAAATATTAAAGCAGCGATCGAAGACTTGTTTCAAGTCAAGGTAGTCAAAATTAATACTGCTACACAGCCACGTAAAAAACGTCGTGTTGGCAAATTTGTTGGCTACAAGCCTCAATATAAAAAAGCTATTGTCACCGTCTCACCTGGGGACGCACAGAAGATTAGACAGATTCTATTCCCAGAGGTCTAACACAAGATGGGTACTCGTTCTTATCGCCCTTATACCCCCAGCACTCGTCAAGTTACTATCTCCGACTTTTCAGAAATTACCAAAACTGAGCCGGAAAAGTCTCTGACAGTTTATATCCATCGCGCCAAAGGTCGCAATAATCAAGGGCGGATAACCAGCCGTCGTCGGGGTGGCGGACACAAAAAACTTTATCGCATTATCGATTTTAAAAGAGATAAGCGAAACATTCCCGCTACAGTATTAGCAATTGAGTACGATCCCAACCGGAACGCTCGCATTGCCTTGCTGCAATATCAGGATGGGGAAAAACGCTACATTCTCCAACCCAATGGATTGACTGTAGGTAAAACTTTAATTGCTGGCCCTGAGTCTCCTATTGAAGATGGTAACGCCTTGCCATTGGCAAACATTCCTTTGGGTACAAGCGTTCATAACGTTGAGCTTACCGCTGGTAAAGGTGGTCAAATTGTCCGTTCTGCTGGCGCTACAGCCCAAGTAGTTGCAAAAGAAGGTAATTATGTAACTCTCAAGTTACCTTCTGGAGAAGTGCGGATGGTGCGACGTGAATGCTACGCCACCATCGGTCAAGTAGGCAACACCGATGCGAGAAACTTGAGTGCAGGTAAAGCTGGACGCAACCGTTGGAAAGGTCGCCGTCCAAAGGTCAGAGGTAGCGTTATGAACCCAGTGGATCACCCACATGGTGGTGGTGAAGGTAGAGCGCCCATTGGGAGATCTGGCCCAGTCACACCTTGGGGTAAACCAACATTGGGAGCCAAGACACGCAAACCCAAGAAACCTAGCAGTAAGTTGATTGTGCGTCGTCGGCGCAAATCTTCCAAACGTGGTCGTGGTGGTCGTCAGTCTTAAAATTTTAGATTTCAAAATTTGGATTTTAGATTGATACATGATCCGAAGTCCAAATTAATAAATCCAAAATCCCAAATCCTAAATCTTAAATTTAACTATGGGTCGTTCACTAAAAAAAGGGCCTTTCGTTGCCGATCATTTACTCAGCAAAATTGAAAAGCTGAATGATAGAAACGAAAAACAAGTTATTAAAACTTGGTCAAGAGCATCAACAATTCTGCCCCAAATGGTAGGACACACTATTGCTGTTCATAATGGCAGACAGCACGTACCTGTATTTATCAGTGATCAAATGGTAGGACACAAGTTGGGAGAATTTGCCCCAACACGCACCTACAGGGGTCATGGCAAAAGTGACAAAAAAGCGGGTAGATAAGAAAGAGTCCAAAGTCAAAAGTCAATAGTCAAGAGTCCCAACAAATGACCATTGACCATTGACCATTGACCATTGACCGACTCAAGGAGAAAAACATGGCAACTAATACTACAGAAGTAAAAGCGATCGCCCGTTACATACGTATGTCTCCCTTTAAGGTGCGTCGTGTACTTGATCAAATTCGGGGGCGGTCTTATAGAGAAGCGCTGATAATCCTGGAATTCATGCCTTATCGGGCTTGTGAACCAGTACTGAAACTGATCAGAAGCGCAGCCGCAAATGCTGAACATAATGCAGGTCTAGACCGCGCTCAACTGGTGATTACCCAAGCATATGCTGATCAAGGCCCAGTCCTAAAACGTTTCCAACCTAGAGCGCAAGGTCGAGCTTACCAAATTCGCAAACCTACATGTCACATCACAGTAGCTGTAGCTGCTGGCGACACTGCGGAATAATTACCAGAACTTTAGAGGAAGCATTTGTGGGACAAAAAATTCATCCAGTTGGCTTTCGCCTCGGAATTACCCAAGAACACCAATCCCGTTGGTACGCAGATCCTGAACGCTATCCAGAACTTTTACAAGAAGATCACAAACTTCGTAAGTATATAGAACAAAAACTGGGTAGACTTGCTCAAAATAATGCTGGCATTTCTGAAGTCAGAATTGAGCGCAAAGCAGATCAAATTGATTTAGAAGTGCGGACAGCACGCCCAGGAGTAGTCGTAGGACGTGGTGGACAAGGTATCGAATCCTTACGCACCGGACTACAAGATTTGTTGGGTAGCAATCGCCAAATTCGGATCAACGTTGTCGAAGTACAACGAGTTGATGCTGATGCTTACTTAATTTCGGAATACATTGCTCAACAACTAGAACGCCGCGTTTCCTTCCGTCGCGTAGTCCGCCAAGCAATTCAACGGGCGCAACGCGCTGGAATTCAAGGAATTAAAATTCAAGTCAGTGGTCGGCTCAACGGTGCAGAAATTGCTCGGACAGAGTGGACGCGTGAAGGTAGAGTACCCTTACACACCTTGCGGGCTGACATTGATTACGCTTACTGCACAGCAAAAACTGTTTACGGTATTTTGGGCATCAAAGTGTGGGTATTTAAAGGAGAAATTATTCCTGGACAGGAAGAAACTCAACCCCAACCCACAACCCGCGAACGTGAACCTCGTCGCCGCCAACAACAGCGCCGTCGCCAGCAGTTTGAAGACCGTTCCAATGAAGGATAGTCAATATTGACTATTGACCCTTGACCCTTGACCCTTGACAAATCATGTTAAGTCCTAGAAGAACTAAATTCCGCAAACAACAGCGCGGGCGGATGGCGGGTCTAGCCCATCGGGGTAGCACCCTCAACTTTGGTGATTTTGCACTCCAAGCACAAGAACCAGCTTGGATAACCTCTCGGCAAATTGAGGCTTCCCGTCGGGCGATGACTCGTTATATTCGTCGGGGTGGCAAAATCTGGATTCGGATTTTCCCCGATAAACCTGTTACCATGCGTCCCGCAGAAACCCGGATGGGTTCTGGTAAAGGTAATCCAGAATTTTGGGTAGCTGTAGTTAAACCAGGGCGGATTTTGTTTGAAATCGCTGGTGTTTCGGAAGAAATTGCCCGTGAGGCTATGCGCCTAGCTGCATTTAAGCTGCCAATTAAAACCAAATTTATTGTGCGCCCTCAAATAGAAGAGGAGCAGGAGTAGGTTATGCCGCTTCCCAAGATTTCAGAAGCTAGAGAATTAAGTGACGAGAAATTATCTGAGGAAATTATCGCCACTAAAAGACAACTGTTTCAGTTGCGCTTGCAAAAGGCAACCAGACAACTAGAAAAACCTCACCAATTCCGCCATGCTCGCCATCGCCTCGCCCAACTCTTAACGGTAGAGGGGGAACGCAAACGGGCAGCAAATCAACCGGTTAAGGAAGAAAAATAAGAGATTATGGCAATCAAAGAACGAGTTGGCTTGGTAGTGAGCGACAAAATGCAGAAAACAGTGGTAGTTGCCATTGAAAACCGCGCTCCCCATCCCAAGTACGGCAAGATTGTAGTGAAAACCCGCCGCTATAAAGCTCACGATGAAGAAAATAAATGCAAAGTGGGCGATCGCGTGCGGATTCAGGAAACCAGACCCCTGAGCAAAACCAAGCGCTGGCAAGTCACAGAAATCCTCAACACTAAAAATTCATAAGTTGTTATTCAACTAGCAACTGCACAAGGGAGACCAATTGTGATTCAACCCCAAACTTACTTGAATGTGGCAGATAACAGCGGCGCTCGTAAACTGATGTGTATCCGAGTCCTAGGCGCGGGTAACAGTCGTTACGGTTTTATCGGCGACAAAATTATTGCTGTTGTCAAAGATGCTATTCCTAACATGGCTGTGAAAAAATCAGATGTTGTGGAAGCTGTGATTGTTCGTACTCGTCATAACATTCATCGTGATAGCGGTATGACTATCCGCTTTGATGATAATGCCGCAGTGATCATCAACAAAGATGGTAATCCCAGAGGCACACGGGTATTTGGCCCAGTAGCACGGGAATTACGAGACAAAAACTTTACTAAAATTGTTTCCTTAGCCCCGGAGGTGCTGTAATGGCAAGGCAAAAGGAAAAAGAATTTCATAAAATGCACGTCAAAACTGGCGACACTGTGCAAGTGATTGCTGGCAAAGACAAAGGCAAAGTTGGCGAAATCATTAAAGCATTGCCGGAACTGAGCAAAGTTGTTGTTAAAGGTGTCAACATTAAGACTAAGCACCTTAAACCCCAACAAGAAGGGGAATCTGGGCGGATCATGACTCAGGAGTACCCGATCCATAGTTCTAATGTGATGCTCTATTCCACAAAACAAAATGTCGCTAGTCGCGTTTGCTATACCTTTACACCAGAAGGTAAGAAGGTGAGAAAACTCAAAAAAACTGGCGAGATTATTGATTAAGGATGAATGTAAAGCCTGAAGTCTAAATACTCCTTATTTTATCTTCATCCTTCATAATCTTCCCTGACCAAGACCAGGGATAACAGGACAAAAAACTATGGCGACAACAAGACTCAAAACCTTATATCGAGAGACAATCGTCCCTAAACTGACAAACCAGTTTCAATACACCAACGTTCATCAAGTACCGAAGGTGATTAAAGTTACTGTTAATAGAGGTTTGGGCGAAGCCGCACAAAACGCTAAGTCGCTGGAAGCTTCTATCAACGAAATTGCACTGATTACAGGTCAAAAACCTGTAGTTACAAGGGCGAAAAAAGCGATCGCAGGCTTTAAAATTCGTCAAGGTATGCCAGTCGGGATTATGGTCACTCTCAGAGGCGAGAGAATGTATGCTTTTCTCGATCGTCTGATCAGCTTGACACTACCGAGAATTCGTGACTTTCGAGGTATTAGTCCTAAAAGTTTTGACGGACGCGGTAACTATACTCTAGGCGTAAGAGAACAGCTAATATTTCCAGAAGTCGAATACGATAGCATTGATCAAGTTCGCGGTCTGGATATTTCCATCATTACTACAGCAAAAAATGACGAAGAGGGCCGCGCTTTACTCAAAGAATTGGGAATGCCCTTTCGCGATCAATAAGTTCATCTAAAGAGGGAACGATGGCGGCTAACGACACAATTGCAGATATGCTGACGCGCATCCGCAATGCCAACATGGCAAGGCATCAAACAACACAAGTGCCAGCCACTAAAATGACCCGTAGTATTGCCAAAGTACTACAGGAAGAAGGATTTATTTCGGAATTTTCAGAAACCGGAGAAGGCGTAAAACGTCATCTGGTGGTTGCCTTAAAATACAAGGGTAAAAATCGTCAGCCTTTGATTACCGCCTTAAAACGGGTGAGTAAACCAGGTTTACGCGTTTATTCCAACCGAAAAGACTTACCCAGAGTACTAGGCGGCATCGGTATTGCCATTATTTCTACATCTAGTGGCATTATGACCGATCGCGAAGCTCGCCGTCAGAACTTGGGTGGTGAAGTACTTTGCTACGTCTGGTAGAAGTTATAAAGTCAAAAGTCAAAAGTCAAAAGTCAAAAGCCTTTACTGTTGACTATGGACTTTAGACAAAGAACAAAGGACAAAAGATCATGTCTCGTATTGGTAAACGACCAATTACTATTCCCGCCAAAGTGCAAATCACCATTGATGGCACAAAGGTTGTAGTTAAAGGCCCCAAAGGTGAACTTTCACGAGATCTACCTGTTAACGTGACAGTGAGTCAAGAAGGGGAAACCTTACAAGTAGTTCGTAAAGATGATTCCCGTACCTCTCGCCAAATGCACGGTTTAAGCCGGACATTGGTAGCCAATATGGTAGAGGGAGTTTCCCAAGGTTTTCAACGTCGTTTGGAAATTCAAGGGGTTGGTTATCGAGCGCAAGTACAAGGGCGTAACCTAGTTTTAAACATGGGTTTCAGCCATCAAGTAAACATTGAGCCACCAGATGGAATTCAGTTTGCTGTAGAAGGTAACACTAACGTCATAGTTAGCGGCTATGACAAAGAAATAGTGGGTAATACAGCTGCTAAAATTCGTGCCGTCAGACCACCAGAACCTTACAAAGGTAAAGGTATTCGCTATGCGGGTGAAGTAGTCAGACGCAAAGCTGGTAAGACCGGAGGTAAAGGTAAGAAATAAACATGAAACTTACTCGTAGAGAATCAAAACAGCGTCGTCATCGCCGCGTCCGTGGCAAGGTTAACGGTTCTCCTGAACGCCCACGCCTAGCCGTATTTCGGTCTAACGAACACATTTACGCGCAAGTAATTGATGATACTCAACATCAAACCTTAGTGGCTGCATCAACTTTAGATACAGAGATAAAAGCAAATTTAGCTTCTGGTGCTAACTGTGAGGCATCAGCAAAAGTTGGTAAGTTAATTGCAGCGCGAGCGCTCGAAAAAGGCATTAATAAAGTAGTCTTTGATCGCGGTGGTAACTTATATCACGGTCGAATCAAAACACTAGCTGAAGCCGCACGCGAAGCTGGTTTAGATTTTTAAAGTTGTCAAAAGTCCATAGTCCATAGTCAAAAGTAATGACTATTGACTCTTGACTCTTGACTGTTGACTCTTGACTTTTAAAGGCATTGATTATGGCAACAGGTCGTCGTAAAGCTAACCGCGCAAAAAAAGAAGAAACCAACTGGCAAGAGCGCGTAATCCAAATCCGACGCGTGAGTAAGGTCGTTAAGGGTGGTAAAAAACTCAGCTTCCGGGCGATCGTCGTCGTTGGTAACGAACGGGGTCAAGTTGGTGTCGGAGTAGGGAAAGCCTCGGATGTAATTGGCGCTGTTAAAAAAGGTGTAGCCGATGGCAAAAAACACCTAATTGATATTCCCATTACAAAATCTAATTCTATCCCTCATCCGATTGATGGCATTGGTGGTGGTGCAAAAGTCATCATGCGTCCAGCCGCACCTGGTACTGGTGTAATTGCTGGTGGTGCTGTCCGGACTGTACTGGAATTAGCTGGAGTCCGTAACGTTCTCGCTAAACAACTTGGTTCTAACAACCCACTTAATAATGCTAGAGCCGCCGTCAATGCTTTATCAACCCTGCGTACTTTAGCTGAAGTTGCTGAAGACCGAGGTATTGCTATTGACAAACTCTACATTTAGTAGAGATTCCCTGAAAGAGTTCTTGTAAAAAAATACTAATAACATCATGAGACTCAACGATGTTAAGCCGCAAAAAGGCTCGAAAAAGCGCCGTCGCCGTGTAGGGAGAGGTATTTCGGCTGGTCAAGGTGCCAGTGCTGGTCTCGGTATGCGGGGTCAAAAATCTCGCTCTGGTAGCAGTACCAGACCAGGATTTGAAGGTGGTCAACAGCCACTGTACCGTCGTATACCCAAGCTGAAAGGCTTTCCACTTGTGAATCGTAAGATTTACACTACGATAAATGTAGAGAAGCTTGCCTCTCTTCCTGCCAATACAGAAGTAACATTGGATTCCTTAAAAGCAGCAGGTATTCTAACCTCTGTCAAGGGTTCATTGAAAATTTTGGGTAATGGGGAATTAAACGTTGCGCTCAACGTCAAAGCGGCAGCTTTCACAGGTCAAGCTCGTAGCAAAATTGAGGCGGCTGGAGGAAGTTGTGAAGTTTTAGGGTGAAGCCCAACCGCGCACTTAAAGACCTGCCAACTCGCTTCCAGTGCCTGGTTCACGACAAAGGTAGCACTCTATGATCAGTCGAGATAAAGCCCCAACGGCTCAAGAAACTTTTATGCAGATGGCACAAGCAGCTGGGCTTAGAGGCAGGCTGCTTGTCACTGTCGGTATTTTAATTTTGGTTCGCCTAGGTATCTTTTTACCTGTACCAGGAATTGATAGAACTAGATTCCACGAAGCCATTTCCGGCAATAATTCCATATTTGGTTTATTGGATATCTTTTCTGGGCGTGGACTTTCTACTTTGGGAGTCTTTGCTTTAGGGATTTTACCCTTTATTAATGCGTCCATTATTATCCAATTGCTGACGGCGGCTATTCCATCTTTAGAAAATTTACAGAAAAACGAAGGCGAAGCAGGACGACGGAAAATTTCGCAAATTACACGCTACGTGACTGTAGGTTGGGCAATTATCCAAAGTACAGCGTTTTCTGCCTTTTTTCTCCAACAATTTGCTTTAACTCCAGGCCCTATATTTGTAGCTGAAACTGCGATCGCTCTTACCGCAGGTTCTATGTTCGTTATGTGGGCATCCGAACTGATCACAGAACGTGGCATTGGTAATGGTGCATCATTGTTGATTTTTGTCAACATTGTGGCTTCGCTACCCAAATCTCTAGGGGACACCATTGACTTAGTACAAGTTGGCGGTAGAGAAATTGTGGGTCGGGTAATTGTCCTAGTGGTGGTATTCCTAGCAACTATTGTTGGGATTGTATTTGTGCAAGAAGGCATTCGCCGCATCCCAATTATTTCGGCTCGTCGTCAAGTAGGCCGGAGAGTGTTGGCAGAACAGCGTAGTTATCTACCCCTACGTCTGAATTCTGGTGGTGTGATGCCAATTATTTTTGCAGCCGCTATCCTCAGTTTGCCTTTGTTAATTGCCAATTTTACAAAAAATCCTGAGTTGGCGAATATCGTCAATACTTATCTCAGTCCTGGTGGTTCTGCACCTTGGGTATACGCTCTGGTTTACTTAACTTC
This window of the Nostoc sp. HK-01 genome carries:
- a CDS encoding NADH dehydrogenase I subunit N, whose amino-acid sequence is MALITTGNGFIRDLEKFGALGTYVPLEGGFEGRYRRRLRAAGYVTLNMTARGLGDVAAYLTGVHGVRPPHLGKKSSGSGAAVGNVYYLPPIVNYQLEQLPPKSKGLVLWIIEGHILSDQEIEFLAELPKLEPKVKVVVERGGSRAFNWKPLTATFAVSSQAV
- the rplC gene encoding 50S ribosomal protein L3; the protein is MSVGILGTKLGMTQVFDEAGAAIPVTVIQAGPCTVTQVKTKQTDGYAAIQLGYGEVKPKALNKPLLGHLAKSSAPALRHLSEFRTDNSGEYTLGQEIKADIFSAGQIVDVIGTSIGRGFAGNQKRNNFGRGPMSHGSKNHRAPGSIGAGTTPGRVYPGKRMAGRLGGTRVTISKLTVVRVDAERNLLLIKGAIPGKPGALVSVVPAKKVGK
- a CDS encoding 50S ribosomal protein L4/L1e translates to MVETVVKNWQGEEVGQKTFDLRVAKEETAAHIVHRALVRQTTNARQGTASTKTRSEVRGGGRKPWRQKGTGRARAGSIRSPLWRGGGVIFGPKPREYDLKMNRKERRLALRTAFVSRADDLIVVEEFSNELSRPKTKDLVAALARWGANPEQKSLLILSDLADTIYLSGRNVENLKIIAADQLNVYDLLHADKIVVTAPALEKIQEVYSA
- a CDS encoding ribosomal protein L25/L23, with the translated sequence MPKIDPRDLPDLVRRPIVTEKATILMEQNQYTFEVVLKATKPNIKAAIEDLFQVKVVKINTATQPRKKRRVGKFVGYKPQYKKAIVTVSPGDAQKIRQILFPEV
- the rplB gene encoding 50S ribosomal protein L2, which gives rise to MGTRSYRPYTPSTRQVTISDFSEITKTEPEKSLTVYIHRAKGRNNQGRITSRRRGGGHKKLYRIIDFKRDKRNIPATVLAIEYDPNRNARIALLQYQDGEKRYILQPNGLTVGKTLIAGPESPIEDGNALPLANIPLGTSVHNVELTAGKGGQIVRSAGATAQVVAKEGNYVTLKLPSGEVRMVRRECYATIGQVGNTDARNLSAGKAGRNRWKGRRPKVRGSVMNPVDHPHGGGEGRAPIGRSGPVTPWGKPTLGAKTRKPKKPSSKLIVRRRRKSSKRGRGGRQS
- the rps19 gene encoding 30S ribosomal protein S19 yields the protein MGRSLKKGPFVADHLLSKIEKLNDRNEKQVIKTWSRASTILPQMVGHTIAVHNGRQHVPVFISDQMVGHKLGEFAPTRTYRGHGKSDKKAGR
- a CDS encoding 50S ribosomal protein L22 — translated: MATNTTEVKAIARYIRMSPFKVRRVLDQIRGRSYREALIILEFMPYRACEPVLKLIRSAAANAEHNAGLDRAQLVITQAYADQGPVLKRFQPRAQGRAYQIRKPTCHITVAVAAGDTAE
- a CDS encoding 30S ribosomal protein S3, yielding MGQKIHPVGFRLGITQEHQSRWYADPERYPELLQEDHKLRKYIEQKLGRLAQNNAGISEVRIERKADQIDLEVRTARPGVVVGRGGQGIESLRTGLQDLLGSNRQIRINVVEVQRVDADAYLISEYIAQQLERRVSFRRVVRQAIQRAQRAGIQGIKIQVSGRLNGAEIARTEWTREGRVPLHTLRADIDYAYCTAKTVYGILGIKVWVFKGEIIPGQEETQPQPTTREREPRRRQQQRRRQQFEDRSNEG
- the rplP gene encoding 50S ribosomal protein L16; translation: MLSPRRTKFRKQQRGRMAGLAHRGSTLNFGDFALQAQEPAWITSRQIEASRRAMTRYIRRGGKIWIRIFPDKPVTMRPAETRMGSGKGNPEFWVAVVKPGRILFEIAGVSEEIAREAMRLAAFKLPIKTKFIVRPQIEEEQE
- a CDS encoding ribosomal protein L29 translates to MPLPKISEARELSDEKLSEEIIATKRQLFQLRLQKATRQLEKPHQFRHARHRLAQLLTVEGERKRAANQPVKEEK
- the rpsQ gene encoding 30S ribosomal protein S17; this encodes MAIKERVGLVVSDKMQKTVVVAIENRAPHPKYGKIVVKTRRYKAHDEENKCKVGDRVRIQETRPLSKTKRWQVTEILNTKNS
- the rplN gene encoding 50S ribosomal protein L14, which translates into the protein MIQPQTYLNVADNSGARKLMCIRVLGAGNSRYGFIGDKIIAVVKDAIPNMAVKKSDVVEAVIVRTRHNIHRDSGMTIRFDDNAAVIINKDGNPRGTRVFGPVARELRDKNFTKIVSLAPEVL
- a CDS encoding ribosomal protein L24 codes for the protein MARQKEKEFHKMHVKTGDTVQVIAGKDKGKVGEIIKALPELSKVVVKGVNIKTKHLKPQQEGESGRIMTQEYPIHSSNVMLYSTKQNVASRVCYTFTPEGKKVRKLKKTGEIID
- a CDS encoding 50S ribosomal protein L5; its protein translation is MATTRLKTLYRETIVPKLTNQFQYTNVHQVPKVIKVTVNRGLGEAAQNAKSLEASINEIALITGQKPVVTRAKKAIAGFKIRQGMPVGIMVTLRGERMYAFLDRLISLTLPRIRDFRGISPKSFDGRGNYTLGVREQLIFPEVEYDSIDQVRGLDISIITTAKNDEEGRALLKELGMPFRDQ
- a CDS encoding 30S ribosomal protein S8, whose protein sequence is MAANDTIADMLTRIRNANMARHQTTQVPATKMTRSIAKVLQEEGFISEFSETGEGVKRHLVVALKYKGKNRQPLITALKRVSKPGLRVYSNRKDLPRVLGGIGIAIISTSSGIMTDREARRQNLGGEVLCYVW